A single region of the Candidatus Marinarcus aquaticus genome encodes:
- the rpsJ gene encoding 30S ribosomal protein S10 — protein MEKIRLKLKAYDHRVLDRSVASIVEAVKRTGAELRGPIPLPTKIRRYTVIKGPHVNKDSREQFEIRVHNRMIDIISATPETVDSLMKLDLAPEVDVEVRSMGQE, from the coding sequence ATGGAAAAAATTAGATTAAAGCTTAAAGCTTATGATCACAGAGTTTTAGACAGAAGTGTTGCTTCAATTGTTGAAGCTGTTAAAAGAACCGGTGCTGAGTTGAGAGGGCCAATCCCTTTACCAACAAAAATCAGAAGATATACGGTTATTAAAGGTCCTCACGTAAACAAAGATTCTCGAGAACAATTCGAAATCAGAGTTCACAACAGAATGATTGATATTATTTCTGCAACTCCTGAGACAGTTGACTCATTAATGAAGTTAGACTTAGCTCCAGAAGTAGACGTAGAAGTTAGATCAATGGGTCAAGAATAA
- a CDS encoding type Z 30S ribosomal protein S14: protein MAKKSMIAKQQRAPKFSSRAYTRCSVCGRPHSVYRDFGLCRVCLRKMANEGLLPGVRKASW from the coding sequence ATGGCAAAGAAATCTATGATTGCTAAGCAACAGAGAGCTCCTAAGTTCTCTTCTAGAGCTTATACAAGATGTTCAGTTTGTGGTCGACCACACTCAGTTTACAGAGACTTTGGTCTTTGTAGAGTGTGTTTAAGAAAAATGGCTAACGAAGGTTTATTACCTGGTGTTAGAAAAGCTAGTTGGTAG
- the rpsC gene encoding 30S ribosomal protein S3: protein MGQKVNPIGLRLGINRNWESRWFPSFNKMPANVAEDDKIRKFIKKELYYAGIAQTIVERTAKKVRITIVAARPGIIIGKKGADVEKLKNNLTNLVGKEVAVNIKEERKPQLSGQLSAENVAQQLERRVAFRRAMKRVMQNALKSGAKGIKVSVSGRLGGAEMARTEWYLEGRVPLHTLRARIDYGFAEAHTTYGCIGIKVWIFKGEVLAKGIPAEKAETAKPKRRPTKKRGK, encoded by the coding sequence ATGGGTCAAAAAGTTAATCCAATAGGTTTAAGATTAGGTATCAATAGAAACTGGGAATCACGATGGTTTCCTTCATTCAACAAGATGCCAGCAAACGTTGCAGAAGATGACAAAATTAGAAAGTTCATTAAAAAAGAGCTTTACTATGCAGGAATTGCTCAAACTATCGTTGAGAGAACTGCTAAAAAAGTTAGAATCACTATCGTTGCTGCTAGACCTGGTATCATCATTGGTAAAAAAGGTGCAGACGTTGAGAAGTTAAAAAACAACTTAACTAACTTAGTTGGTAAAGAAGTTGCTGTTAACATCAAAGAAGAGAGAAAGCCACAACTTTCTGGTCAATTATCTGCAGAAAACGTTGCTCAACAACTTGAAAGACGGGTTGCATTCAGACGAGCAATGAAACGAGTTATGCAAAACGCTCTTAAATCTGGAGCAAAAGGTATTAAAGTTTCTGTATCTGGACGACTTGGTGGAGCTGAAATGGCGAGAACTGAGTGGTACTTAGAAGGTAGAGTTCCTTTACATACTTTAAGAGCAAGAATCGATTATGGTTTTGCTGAAGCGCATACTACATATGGTTGTATTGGTATTAAAGTTTGGATTTTCAAAGGTGAAGTACTTGCAAAAGGTATCCCTGCTGAAAAAGCTGAAACTGCAAAACCAAAAAGAAGACCTACAAAGAAAAGAGGTAAATAA
- the rplX gene encoding 50S ribosomal protein L24, producing the protein MAVKLKIKKGDTVKIIAGDDKGKTGEVLEVLPSKNKVVVKGCKVAKKTVKPDQDKNPDGGFVNKEMPIDISNVAKVEGE; encoded by the coding sequence ATGGCAGTTAAATTAAAGATCAAAAAAGGTGATACTGTAAAAATCATTGCTGGAGATGATAAAGGTAAAACGGGAGAAGTTTTAGAAGTATTACCATCAAAAAACAAAGTAGTTGTTAAAGGTTGTAAAGTTGCTAAGAAAACTGTTAAACCTGATCAAGACAAAAATCCAGATGGTGGTTTTGTAAACAAAGAGATGCCTATTGATATCTCTAATGTAGCAAAAGTAGAAGGTGAGTAA
- a CDS encoding type II CAAX prenyl endopeptidase Rce1 family protein: MIHNAQFKQFEFVILFTIIPLLFVLHMIPLGFLMPMLWLMSLYAMLVLKATHHDFSFLGFKKNQFIFTLLRFILLGAVFTFLSYFYHPEAFFHMVKNEMQLFILLLLLYPLISVLPQELLYREFFFSRYHWKLSVQNQIMLNAVIFSWAHSAFDSIIVFALTLFVGLLFAQTYLRNRSFILVCIEHTLFGYLLFTSGMGELFFQSGSLDLLRSITG; the protein is encoded by the coding sequence ATGATTCACAATGCACAATTTAAACAGTTTGAATTTGTAATACTATTTACCATAATACCACTTCTGTTTGTATTGCATATGATACCTCTTGGATTTCTTATGCCAATGCTTTGGCTGATGTCATTGTACGCAATGTTGGTACTTAAAGCCACTCACCATGACTTTTCATTTTTAGGGTTTAAGAAAAATCAGTTTATTTTCACACTGCTGCGTTTTATTCTATTAGGGGCAGTATTTACTTTTTTAAGCTATTTTTATCATCCTGAAGCCTTTTTTCATATGGTAAAAAATGAGATGCAACTTTTTATTTTATTACTTTTACTCTATCCATTGATATCCGTACTGCCACAAGAGTTACTCTATAGAGAATTCTTTTTCTCTCGTTATCACTGGAAACTTTCCGTGCAAAATCAAATCATGCTGAATGCTGTGATATTTTCTTGGGCACACAGTGCTTTTGATTCTATAATTGTATTTGCATTGACTCTTTTTGTGGGATTGCTTTTTGCACAGACCTATTTGAGAAATCGTTCTTTTATTTTGGTCTGCATTGAGCATACACTCTTTGGATATTTACTTTTTACTTCAGGTATGGGAGAACTTTTTTTTCAAAGCGGCAGTTTGGATCTGTTGCGTTCAATTACGGGTTAA
- a CDS encoding 50S ribosomal protein L23, whose translation MADITDIKAILYTEKTIELQENGVIVVQTSPKMTKNSLKEVFKEYFGVTPSKVNSLRQNGKVKRFRGRPGKRPDFKKFYVTLPEGAEIANLSA comes from the coding sequence ATGGCTGATATTACAGATATTAAAGCAATATTATATACAGAGAAAACAATCGAACTTCAAGAAAATGGAGTTATCGTGGTTCAAACGAGTCCAAAAATGACTAAAAACAGTTTGAAAGAAGTGTTTAAAGAGTATTTTGGGGTTACACCTTCAAAAGTTAACTCATTAAGACAAAATGGTAAAGTTAAACGATTCAGAGGACGACCAGGTAAACGACCTGACTTTAAAAAGTTTTATGTAACATTACCAGAGGGCGCTGAAATAGCGAACCTTTCAGCTTAA
- a CDS encoding XRE family transcriptional regulator → MHNTIPYNPTILKWARERINYTEEDIAKKFSKSVEDIQSWEKGESSPTYLQLERLAYEIYKKPLAVFFFPAPPTHVNINKSFRTIAEYEFLELEPKFKLLIDKAFSYQLNIKDLTNNINPSTGFILNNLSFNHKDSTLDMVESLRNFLDISINEQKDWKSTTKALESWTNKLEEVGIFVFKEAFKNENYSGFCLYDDNIPIIYINNSKSKSRQIFTLFHELAHLLFNTSGIDSKNYFDYFQGPEEIIERHCNQFAGEFLIPTSSFEKDIQNLKINDNTFNNLAKNYSVSKEAILRKYLNLKLVSTKYYEEKRQQWNHEYLELKKIRKQTGGPKPYHKANTYLSNTYKDLVIQNYLNNNLSIEQASNLFNIKSKYFKPLIQYYLGKEI, encoded by the coding sequence ATGCATAATACAATACCATATAATCCAACCATACTAAAATGGGCAAGAGAACGAATAAACTATACAGAGGAAGATATTGCCAAAAAGTTTTCTAAGTCAGTCGAAGATATTCAAAGTTGGGAAAAAGGAGAATCATCTCCTACTTATTTACAGTTAGAAAGATTAGCATATGAAATTTATAAAAAGCCCTTAGCTGTTTTTTTCTTTCCTGCACCTCCGACACATGTAAATATCAATAAATCATTTAGAACAATTGCCGAATATGAATTCCTTGAACTAGAACCAAAATTTAAACTTCTAATAGATAAAGCTTTTTCATATCAACTAAATATTAAGGATTTAACAAATAACATTAACCCTTCAACAGGCTTTATTTTAAATAACTTAAGCTTTAATCACAAAGATAGTACTTTAGATATGGTAGAAAGTCTCAGAAACTTTTTAGATATATCAATTAATGAACAAAAAGACTGGAAAAGCACTACTAAAGCATTAGAATCATGGACAAATAAACTTGAAGAAGTTGGAATATTTGTTTTTAAAGAAGCATTTAAAAATGAAAATTACTCAGGCTTCTGTTTATATGATGATAATATACCAATTATCTATATAAATAACTCTAAATCTAAATCTAGACAAATATTTACATTGTTTCATGAACTAGCTCATTTACTATTTAACACTAGTGGAATTGATAGTAAAAACTATTTCGACTATTTTCAAGGTCCTGAAGAGATAATTGAAAGACATTGTAATCAATTTGCAGGCGAATTTTTAATTCCAACAAGTAGTTTCGAAAAAGATATTCAAAACTTAAAAATAAATGATAATACTTTTAATAATCTCGCTAAAAATTATAGTGTATCAAAAGAAGCTATTTTAAGAAAATATTTAAATCTAAAGCTCGTTTCAACTAAATACTATGAAGAGAAAAGGCAACAATGGAATCACGAATATTTAGAACTTAAAAAAATTAGAAAACAAACTGGTGGACCTAAACCATATCATAAAGCAAATACGTATTTAAGTAATACATATAAAGACTTAGTTATTCAAAATTACTTAAATAATAATCTATCAATAGAGCAAGCATCAAATTTATTTAATATTAAATCTAAATATTTCAAACCGCTTATTCAATACTATTTAGGTAAAGAGATTTAA
- the rplN gene encoding 50S ribosomal protein L14 has translation MIQSFTRLNVADNTGAKEIMCIKVLGGSKRRYASVGDVIVASVKKAIPTGKVKKGQVVKAVVVRTHKEIQRENGSLIRFDDNAAVILDAKKEPIGTRIFGPVAREVRYKNFMKIVSLAPEVL, from the coding sequence ATGATTCAAAGTTTTACACGATTAAACGTAGCTGACAACACTGGTGCTAAAGAGATCATGTGTATCAAAGTACTTGGTGGGTCTAAAAGAAGATATGCATCTGTTGGTGATGTTATTGTTGCTTCAGTTAAAAAAGCGATTCCAACTGGTAAAGTTAAAAAAGGTCAAGTTGTTAAAGCTGTTGTTGTTAGAACTCACAAAGAGATTCAAAGAGAAAATGGTTCTTTAATCAGATTCGACGACAACGCTGCTGTTATCCTTGACGCTAAAAAAGAGCCAATTGGAACGAGAATTTTTGGACCTGTTGCAAGAGAAGTTCGATATAAAAACTTCATGAAAATTGTTTCACTTGCTCCGGAGGTATTATAA
- the rplV gene encoding 50S ribosomal protein L22 produces MGKAILRFIRLSPTKARLIAREVQGMNAEYAIASLEFTPNKAAGIISKVIASAVANAGLEPEEAVITSARVDKGPVLKRFTPRARGSASPKHKPTAHIMIEVAAAEKGDK; encoded by the coding sequence ATGGGTAAAGCTATATTAAGATTTATCAGACTTTCTCCAACTAAAGCAAGATTAATTGCAAGAGAAGTACAAGGTATGAATGCTGAATATGCAATCGCATCTTTAGAGTTCACTCCAAATAAAGCGGCTGGAATTATTTCAAAAGTAATCGCTTCAGCTGTAGCAAATGCTGGTTTAGAACCAGAAGAAGCTGTAATTACAAGTGCAAGAGTAGATAAAGGACCAGTTCTTAAAAGATTTACTCCAAGAGCAAGAGGAAGTGCTTCTCCGAAACACAAACCAACTGCACACATTATGATTGAAGTAGCTGCTGCTGAAAAAGGAGACAAGTAA
- the rpsQ gene encoding 30S ribosomal protein S17 has translation MNTHKREIQGVVVRKSGDKTASVLVTRQVLHPKYHKTVKRFKKYLVHDERNELNEGDTVIAVECRPLSKTKSFRLKTIVATGVK, from the coding sequence ATGAATACGCATAAAAGAGAGATTCAAGGTGTAGTGGTAAGAAAATCTGGAGATAAAACAGCGTCTGTATTAGTTACACGACAAGTTTTACACCCAAAATACCACAAGACTGTTAAGAGATTTAAAAAATATTTAGTTCACGACGAAAGAAATGAATTAAACGAAGGTGACACTGTAATTGCTGTTGAGTGCAGACCACTTTCTAAAACTAAATCTTTTAGATTAAAGACAATTGTAGCTACAGGAGTTAAATAA
- the rpmC gene encoding 50S ribosomal protein L29 — protein sequence MKYIDIKDKSLQELNELLKEKKVLLFELKAKLKTMQLTNTSELKVAKKDIARIQTAITAVKAN from the coding sequence ATGAAATATATTGATATTAAAGATAAAAGTTTACAAGAGTTAAACGAGTTGTTAAAAGAGAAAAAGGTGCTGCTTTTTGAATTAAAAGCGAAGCTAAAAACTATGCAGTTAACGAATACATCTGAATTAAAAGTAGCGAAAAAAGATATCGCTCGAATTCAAACAGCTATTACTGCAGTAAAAGCTAACTAA
- the blaOXA gene encoding class D beta-lactamase: MRHWLRLLFLFPMCLSANDFALKELFELHDVKGTIVIESHNSGKQYIHNNIRAYQPMLAASTFKIPHTLIALNEGIIKDEKSPIIWDGKKRSMTVWNQNQTLKSAFSVSCVWCYQQFTENISKQKYENYLHQLHYGNEQTGENVKTFWLDGTLRITAFEQVAFLKKLYEENLPFNKQDILTVKTIMLNEESENYQLYAKTGWATSEGSYGWFVGYLKTSKDVWFFATNMDIRKQSELKLRKQITMEAFRLLGVI; this comes from the coding sequence ATGCGACACTGGTTACGACTTCTTTTTTTGTTCCCTATGTGTTTAAGTGCCAATGACTTTGCTCTCAAAGAGTTGTTTGAATTGCACGATGTCAAAGGAACGATTGTCATTGAATCACACAATTCAGGGAAACAATACATTCATAATAATATAAGAGCATACCAACCGATGTTGGCTGCATCGACTTTTAAAATACCGCATACTCTCATTGCTTTGAATGAAGGCATCATCAAAGATGAAAAGAGTCCTATCATTTGGGATGGTAAAAAACGCTCAATGACAGTATGGAATCAAAACCAAACGCTTAAAAGTGCATTTTCAGTTTCGTGTGTTTGGTGTTATCAACAATTTACTGAAAACATCTCTAAACAGAAGTATGAAAACTATTTACATCAACTGCACTATGGCAATGAACAAACAGGAGAAAATGTCAAAACATTTTGGCTTGATGGCACATTGCGAATCACGGCGTTTGAACAAGTAGCGTTTTTAAAAAAATTGTATGAAGAGAATCTGCCATTTAATAAGCAAGATATACTGACAGTGAAAACTATCATGCTCAATGAAGAGAGTGAAAACTATCAATTATATGCCAAAACAGGTTGGGCTACATCAGAGGGTTCATATGGATGGTTTGTGGGGTATTTAAAAACATCAAAGGATGTTTGGTTCTTTGCAACCAATATGGATATTCGAAAACAAAGTGAATTGAAACTGCGTAAGCAAATCACCATGGAAGCCTTCAGACTTCTTGGGGTGATATAA
- the rplC gene encoding 50S ribosomal protein L3 yields MEFIVEKIGMSRTVSVPSVPVTLLKVLDTKVCEIAENGKAFVAYSNGKKFNKTIEGQQKKFNLSKEFNRFATIAVANSEAGDLDVAGLAEAKVLKSTFKTKGRGFQGGVKRWNFAGGRASHGHRMGRRVGSIGNCEWPGRVMPGKKMPGQYGNTNVTVKNEVVSFDAETGILVVKGSIAGPNGALGKVKVAK; encoded by the coding sequence ATGGAATTCATAGTTGAAAAAATCGGTATGAGCAGAACTGTTTCAGTTCCAAGTGTTCCTGTTACACTTTTAAAAGTTCTTGATACAAAAGTATGTGAGATCGCTGAAAACGGTAAAGCTTTCGTTGCTTATAGCAATGGAAAGAAATTCAATAAAACAATTGAAGGTCAACAAAAAAAGTTTAATTTAAGTAAAGAGTTTAATAGATTTGCAACTATCGCAGTAGCAAACTCTGAAGCTGGAGACTTAGATGTAGCTGGTTTAGCGGAAGCTAAAGTATTAAAATCTACGTTTAAAACTAAAGGTAGAGGTTTCCAAGGTGGAGTTAAAAGATGGAACTTCGCTGGTGGTAGAGCATCACATGGTCACAGAATGGGTAGAAGAGTAGGTTCTATCGGTAACTGCGAATGGCCAGGTCGAGTTATGCCAGGGAAAAAGATGCCAGGTCAATACGGAAATACTAACGTAACAGTTAAAAATGAAGTTGTTTCATTTGACGCTGAGACTGGAATTTTAGTTGTAAAAGGTTCAATCGCTGGACCAAACGGTGCATTAGGAAAAGTAAAGGTTGCTAAATGA
- the rplD gene encoding 50S ribosomal protein L4: MSKAVILNEKFESNGELDLPASYEEINSHNLYLYVKSYLSALRANTARVKNRSEVSGGGRKPKAQKGSGGARWGSKRSPLFVGGGQVFGPTKRNYNQKVNKKQKALALSYALNAQANNGSLFVVDSIKIESGKTKDAVAILKSIDKRDTLIVVDTIDEKTYLAFRNVKNCYMIEKQEVNAYLISAYHSVLIEKSVLDALTKEA, encoded by the coding sequence ATGAGTAAAGCAGTAATTTTAAACGAAAAATTTGAAAGCAATGGTGAATTAGATTTACCAGCAAGTTATGAAGAGATCAACTCTCACAACTTATATTTATATGTTAAATCTTACCTTTCTGCATTAAGAGCTAACACTGCTAGAGTTAAAAACAGAAGTGAAGTTAGCGGTGGTGGTAGAAAACCAAAAGCACAAAAAGGTTCAGGTGGAGCAAGATGGGGTTCTAAAAGATCACCACTATTCGTTGGTGGGGGTCAAGTATTTGGACCTACAAAAAGAAACTACAACCAAAAAGTAAACAAAAAGCAAAAAGCGTTAGCATTATCTTATGCATTAAATGCTCAAGCAAACAATGGTTCACTTTTCGTAGTTGATTCAATCAAAATTGAATCTGGAAAAACTAAAGATGCAGTTGCAATTTTAAAATCAATCGACAAGAGAGACACATTAATTGTTGTTGACACAATTGATGAGAAAACTTACCTTGCGTTTAGAAATGTAAAAAATTGTTATATGATAGAAAAACAAGAAGTAAATGCTTACTTAATTTCTGCATATCATTCAGTACTTATTGAAAAATCAGTACTTGATGCATTAACAAAAGAGGCGTAA
- the rplE gene encoding 50S ribosomal protein L5: MSARLLERYKAEIKPALESEFVKNKMLTAKLEKVVISVGAGEAMKDSKLMQNIQDTISLITGQRAVQIIAKKSVAGFKVREGMPVGVKVTLRGEQMYNFIDKLCSIALPRVKDFQGLNRNGFDGRGNFNFGLDEQLMFPEVVYDNIITTHGMNISISTSADNDKEAYRLLELVGIPFTKGRA, encoded by the coding sequence ATGTCAGCTAGATTATTAGAAAGATATAAAGCGGAAATTAAACCAGCATTAGAATCAGAATTCGTAAAAAACAAAATGTTAACTGCTAAGTTAGAAAAAGTAGTTATCTCTGTTGGTGCGGGTGAGGCAATGAAAGACAGTAAATTAATGCAAAACATTCAAGATACTATCTCTTTAATTACTGGTCAAAGAGCAGTACAAATCATTGCTAAAAAATCTGTTGCAGGTTTTAAAGTTAGAGAAGGTATGCCTGTAGGTGTTAAAGTAACACTTAGAGGGGAGCAAATGTATAACTTTATAGATAAACTTTGTTCAATCGCACTTCCAAGAGTAAAAGACTTCCAAGGTCTTAATAGAAATGGTTTTGACGGTAGAGGAAACTTTAACTTTGGTCTTGATGAACAATTAATGTTCCCAGAAGTTGTATATGATAATATCATTACAACACATGGTATGAATATTTCAATTTCTACATCTGCAGATAACGATAAAGAAGCGTACAGATTATTAGAACTTGTAGGAATTCCATTTACAAAAGGAAGAGCGTAA
- the rplP gene encoding 50S ribosomal protein L16, with translation MLMPKRMKYRKYQKGRNRGYATSGNSLAYGDFGIKAVEHGRIDSRQIEAARIAMTRKVKRQAKVWIMVFPDKPLTAKPLETRMGKGKGAIDKWVMNIKPGRVCFEIAGVGEELSRDALTLAMHKLPFKTKIVTKDSENEIY, from the coding sequence ATGTTAATGCCTAAAAGAATGAAATACAGAAAGTACCAAAAAGGTAGAAATAGAGGTTATGCTACAAGCGGTAACTCTTTAGCTTACGGTGATTTTGGTATCAAAGCAGTTGAGCATGGACGAATTGACTCAAGACAAATCGAAGCAGCCAGAATTGCAATGACAAGAAAGGTAAAAAGACAAGCGAAAGTTTGGATTATGGTATTCCCTGACAAACCACTTACTGCTAAACCTCTTGAAACAAGAATGGGTAAAGGTAAAGGTGCTATTGACAAATGGGTTATGAATATCAAGCCAGGTCGAGTTTGTTTTGAAATCGCTGGTGTTGGTGAAGAGTTATCAAGAGATGCTTTAACTTTAGCGATGCACAAACTTCCATTTAAAACTAAAATTGTAACAAAAGATAGTGAAAATGAAATATATTGA
- the rplB gene encoding 50S ribosomal protein L2, with the protein MAIKKFRPITPARRFMSVMDTSDITSKPTVRSLLVRVKAKAGRNNNGRITSRHKEAGAKKLYRIIDFKRNKFGIEGTVSTIEYDPYRNCRICLVTYLDGDKRYIIQPSGLKVGDKVQAAESGLDILPGNAMRLMSIPVGTMVHNIELKPGKGAQMARSAGAYAQIMGREDKYVIMRLPSGEMRKILGVCMATIGVVGNEDFTNMVIGKAGRTRHMGIRPQTRGSAMNPIDHPHGGGEGKTNSGRHPVTPWGMPTKGYKTRKKKASDKLIISRRKK; encoded by the coding sequence ATGGCAATTAAAAAATTTAGACCAATAACTCCTGCTAGAAGATTCATGTCTGTTATGGATACTTCTGATATTACTTCTAAACCAACAGTAAGAAGCTTACTTGTAAGAGTTAAAGCAAAAGCGGGTAGAAATAATAACGGTAGAATTACTTCTAGACACAAAGAAGCAGGTGCTAAAAAATTATATAGAATCATTGATTTTAAAAGAAACAAATTTGGTATTGAGGGAACTGTATCAACTATTGAGTACGACCCATACAGAAACTGTAGAATTTGTTTAGTTACTTATTTAGATGGTGATAAACGATATATCATCCAACCATCTGGATTAAAAGTTGGTGATAAAGTTCAAGCGGCTGAGTCTGGTTTAGATATTTTACCAGGTAACGCAATGAGACTTATGAGTATTCCTGTTGGTACTATGGTTCACAACATTGAACTTAAACCAGGTAAAGGTGCTCAAATGGCAAGATCTGCTGGTGCTTACGCTCAAATCATGGGAAGAGAAGACAAATATGTAATTATGAGACTTCCTTCAGGTGAAATGAGAAAAATTCTTGGTGTTTGTATGGCAACTATTGGTGTTGTAGGAAATGAAGATTTCACAAACATGGTAATTGGTAAAGCTGGTAGAACAAGACACATGGGTATCAGACCTCAAACTCGAGGTTCTGCGATGAACCCTATCGATCACCCACACGGTGGTGGTGAAGGTAAAACGAATTCAGGTCGACATCCTGTTACACCATGGGGTATGCCAACTAAAGGTTATAAAACTAGAAAGAAAAAAGCTAGTGATAAATTAATCATCTCAAGAAGAAAGAAGTAA
- the rpsS gene encoding 30S ribosomal protein S19 has product MARSIKKGPFVDKHLMKKVLKAVEANDRKPIKTWSRRSMVLPDMIGLTFNVHNGRNFIPVNITENHVGYKLGEFAPTRTFKGHKGSVQRKA; this is encoded by the coding sequence ATGGCAAGATCAATTAAAAAAGGTCCATTCGTAGACAAACACCTAATGAAAAAAGTTCTTAAAGCTGTTGAAGCTAATGACAGAAAACCAATCAAAACATGGTCAAGAAGATCAATGGTTTTACCAGATATGATCGGTTTAACTTTCAACGTGCACAACGGAAGAAACTTTATTCCTGTAAACATTACAGAAAATCATGTTGGGTACAAATTAGGTGAATTCGCACCAACAAGAACATTTAAAGGGCACAAAGGTTCTGTGCAAAGAAAGGCGTAG
- a CDS encoding NAD(P)/FAD-dependent oxidoreductase codes for MKRDIIIVGGGAVGLMCAYALVKQGRDVTVIDEGDITNSTSFGNAGLLSAFDKSPLSYPGVVGETLKLMLKGESPLTFHPTLDLKIYRWLLKFVQSASEERMKKSMALFEKYGQLALDLYTQMQTEDGMDLDLQKKGLLMVYTQEETFKQKVKKSQNEERFEILDVAQTKHYLPCANDRIQGSVLLKKNAHIDPRCVMLEMKAFLEKSGVHFILNEKIEDLIFENGDIRYVKSKEQLYEANTVILSTGYQIKLARKELMLTPAKGYSITFEMPEILKPKTSLLFADMFIAMTPRRNDVRITSKLEIGSNNKEVVQKQINSIKENFKRYTLPFEMKNPVEWCGFRPLTPNDMPLLGRDEKYRNLIYANGLGWLGITFAPAIGEIIANLITKEQANGDSDDIMAFSGFFQ; via the coding sequence ATGAAACGAGATATTATTATAGTTGGTGGCGGTGCCGTTGGTTTAATGTGTGCGTATGCACTTGTTAAGCAAGGGCGTGATGTCACTGTTATTGATGAAGGAGATATTACCAACTCAACCTCTTTTGGAAATGCAGGTTTGCTCTCTGCCTTTGACAAATCTCCTTTAAGTTACCCCGGTGTAGTGGGTGAGACGCTCAAACTCATGCTTAAAGGAGAATCTCCTTTAACCTTTCATCCCACTTTGGATTTGAAAATCTATCGATGGCTTTTAAAGTTTGTACAGAGTGCGAGTGAAGAAAGAATGAAAAAAAGCATGGCTCTGTTTGAAAAGTATGGGCAACTTGCTTTGGATTTGTATACGCAAATGCAAACAGAAGATGGTATGGATTTGGACCTTCAAAAAAAAGGTCTTTTGATGGTCTATACACAAGAAGAGACTTTCAAACAAAAAGTCAAAAAAAGTCAAAATGAAGAGCGTTTTGAGATTTTAGATGTGGCACAAACCAAACACTATTTGCCGTGTGCGAATGATAGGATTCAAGGTTCGGTGCTTTTAAAGAAAAATGCACACATTGATCCCAGATGTGTTATGCTTGAAATGAAAGCTTTTTTAGAAAAATCAGGGGTGCACTTTATACTCAATGAGAAAATTGAGGATTTGATTTTTGAAAATGGTGACATACGATATGTTAAATCCAAAGAGCAGCTTTATGAAGCAAATACTGTGATACTCTCAACGGGGTATCAAATCAAGTTAGCACGAAAAGAGTTGATGCTCACTCCTGCAAAAGGTTACAGTATTACATTTGAAATGCCCGAAATATTGAAACCAAAAACCTCACTGCTGTTTGCAGATATGTTTATAGCCATGACGCCAAGACGAAATGATGTACGTATCACTTCTAAACTTGAAATAGGTTCAAACAACAAAGAAGTGGTTCAAAAACAGATCAACAGTATCAAAGAGAATTTCAAACGATACACACTTCCTTTTGAGATGAAAAACCCAGTAGAGTGGTGTGGCTTTAGACCTTTAACTCCTAATGATATGCCTCTTTTAGGACGAGATGAAAAATATAGAAATCTTATATACGCCAATGGCTTAGGGTGGTTGGGTATCACTTTTGCCCCTGCTATTGGCGAAATCATTGCCAATTTGATTACCAAAGAGCAAGCCAATGGTGACAGTGATGATATCATGGCATTTTCTGGATTCTTTCAATAA